A stretch of Aedes aegypti strain LVP_AGWG chromosome 2, AaegL5.0 Primary Assembly, whole genome shotgun sequence DNA encodes these proteins:
- the LOC5577707 gene encoding protein lethal(2)essential for life, whose product MVLLPTILFSDLWDGCLDSPIRSSQIRCQHLDRQPFPGGFLVTFDDAPKKCDRKPCCRTPSQRKNEGNKQEAADKAPTNFQVNLNVQEFQPEDISVKATSQFVIVEAKHEEKDAENGYVLRQFVRRYRIPEGHDSDRIESTLSSDGVLTISAPVLALPAPEKEHSVMVNHVKVSTADEKQCTKENKNYTLEDLDE is encoded by the coding sequence ATGGTTCTCCTACCGACCATTCTGTTCAGTGATTTGTGGGATGGCTGCCTGGACAGTCCCATCCGATCATCCCAAATCAGATGCCAACACCTCGACAGACAACCGTTTCCTGGAGGTTTTCTGGTAACGTTCGACGACGCGCCCAAAAAGTGTGATCGAAAGCCATGCTGTCGAACTCCAAGCCAGCGCAAAAACGAAGGAAACAAGCAAGAAGCAGCGGATAAAGCACCCACGAACTTCCAGGTCAATTTGAATGTCCAGGAATTCCAGCCGGAAGATATATCGGTGAAGGCAACCAGTCAGTTCGTTATTGTGGAAGCAAAGCACGAGGAGAAGGATGCTGAAAATGGTTACGTGTTGAGGCAGTTTGTTCGTCGATACCGAATTCCGGAAGGGCACGATAGCGACAGGATAGAATCGACTCTATCGTCCGATGGAGTGCTAACGATTTCTGCGCCAGTTTTGGCACTCCCCGCACCGGAGAAGGAACATTCAGTGATGGTTAACCATGTAAAAGTATCGACAGCAGACGAGAAACAATGCACTAAGGAGAATAAAAATTATACTCTCGAGGATCTGGATGAATAG